A stretch of DNA from Lycium ferocissimum isolate CSIRO_LF1 chromosome 4, AGI_CSIRO_Lferr_CH_V1, whole genome shotgun sequence:
TTTCAAACTAactaggcgtttggacatgggatttgaaaccatggtttgaaaccatgacaTGAAATCAGAGTTTGGACATGCATCAtttcatggtttcaaaccatggtttgaaatcccaaatcatccaaaaaagcatgatttggggtttcaaaccatggtttcaaaaaaattaaatataaaacttgacctataagtttatattttgtaaaaaaaaaattcataagttagcagatatttttaacaattactcccaccaatcatttaccaacatttatttatgtctaccatgtgggggattatattaaagagtagttacattactattcatgttaaatttttattgaactaaagtttgatcaattgatgttgtattttttagaaaggccttctaatagcgtattaattttgttatgaactatgacttgctcatttggtaagattgtataagaattgagaagattttgatagttttcacaacttgtgggtttttatgtctataaaaaaaatataacttaagaaatccaaattgcatgtccaaatatggtttcaaatcatggtttcatctcatgatttcaaaccatgtccaaacggctcctaagtTCTACGTGGACTATCACCTAATAAGTTTATGAGGAGATTTATTACGTCATTACGTGTCACCCATATTATCTATTGCCATCAAAGTTTATAGGCTTTTTTAGCCCAAAAATTAATACTCTTAACACAGTGTAATATATTATTCACTTTCGCCAAGTCACGcgatttttcctaaaaattctCCACTATTAAGAATATAACTACACTTTGTATGTatttcttttcagttttcaatataaaattttattaacgTACGCAACAAAAcgataaacatatatatgtatgtacttgAGAATAAATTTAACACTACGTTTCTAAATTCGCCTATACAAAAGAACAATAATTTAGGGTGAGAATTATTATTGGAAGTGACCTACACAACCACAGTAAAACTTGGGTCATAATCCCTGTTAGTCCATCAGTCTCAGACTATTGTTACGATTGATGCACCTTGTTGAATTTCTCATTAAGTTTTGCGGTTCTGATTTCctttaaaagaataaaagggaaatTAATGGATGTAACAAATAGCATGTCTTCTCCATTAAAACTAGTTAAAATGCTGGTATGTTTAATTTATAGTAGATACTTTATTCAGTAATATAAAATGTCATGGAGTAATTTCTTTATGCGAAAGTATTGTTTGAATTATGATCTTTTAACTATTGAATTAATCTTTATAAAGTACGCTTGTGACTTGATTCACCTGTTTGCCACTTTGCATCTCTCTTTTGGTGATTAGTCCAAATAagtaaagaagaagatgaaagaGAGTACCACCTAAAACAAAATCTGAATTCTAAAATTACGTATAAGTCcttatattatgttattttcttttttctctcatttGCACATTCATTTTAGTTTGGTTGTTTTTGTCTTTTGAAAAAAGTTTTAGGTTGTTAAAAGGAAATCAGTTATTATACTAGTTTTCCCGATAAAATAATACTAGTTCGTTACCATGAAATTCCATTAACGGGTAAGCACTTtaagttcttttatttttactctaaataaaaaaaaatattgatccctttttttgttttattcaaAATATCACACTTTAAAGAAcgcataataaataaataaaactagcGTTTGgattcctaaaaaaaaatttgaaaaacttgatttaggtgaagtttttcaaattttggaaatgTGTTTAGTCATAGTTTTCCTAACATATttcacttcttcttttttttttttttttttttttttttgaaaaacatgaaacatgaCTTATACCCAtaagtcataaaaactatcaagaataCTCAATCATACCAAACAAACATACTTGCTAATCCCAAATTATTCTTGTATTATAattttgttgttaaatttgGTTTCAGTACTCTTATTTACTAATTTTGTAATTTCTTATTGAATACATCTCAATTTGTGTAATTTTGTTGTTGGATCGTACTGTTTTCGCATTTCAATTTGTGCAAATGTGAGATGTCTTTGGATATGGAGACTCAATGATTAGTTATTGGACATTACAAGCAGTGCCATAATTTTTGGAATTAAAACAATAGTGACTGGTGGACTGCTTAGGAGATAGCTTCAAGCCTTCAAacaattcttatgttttgaagTATTCTTGATTAATGGGGGGAACATGGTAGATACGGATTAGTTGGGTCATAAAtagatgtgtttttttttttttaataaaatacaaaaatttagggtaatttttaaaaaaaattgagaaggCCAAAACATAGATCTTGACCCAAAAAACAAGTTTGAGCcagaatttggaatttgaagatttgttttcaaatctgtcaaaattttatggccaaacaaagatttaaaaaaatatgctcccaaaatttatggccaaacgaAAGCATATTTTGCTCTGATTAACTAATATACATTCTTACTTTATTTAATTACTTAACCATGATAATATAGTTTGATATAAATACAAGCTACAAATAAGTATTTACCGCCATTACTTTCATTCCATAGTAACCTAACCCATCTAATAAAAGAGCTTTCCAGGTAAGTATTATCTTTGATTCCTTGCTCAATTCCAGTTTCTTGGTAAAAGATGCCAAttctcaaatcaaatcaagtaaaaataaaatatgtccatttaattaattatgtccaatttgcacgattgtccttcatacagactggtctttaatttttgctcttcgcttaaaaaggtggctGAAAATACCTCGAGGTCTTTGGGTTCGAAATTCAGCGgagtcaaaaataataatattttcgtAAGGTATAGGTTTCAATAAacctatgcctattcgggcgaAGTTACATAGAACCTATGCCGGAGATGACAGACTTTGCGTCATAAGACAAACTTtcagttatgccttaaggcataactggaagactttgccttataaggcagattttttgcaaaaatcttccttgcgatttttttttttttactgagtggGATTCGAACTCAGAATTTTGGGCTATTTTCAGTCACCTTTTTAAGTGAAGGGAAAACTTTAAAGACCAGctatttgagggataaaaattaaagatcaccaaaAAAGAAGTAATCCGagcaaaaaaaatgattaattagcACTACTACTCCtgtatttaaaaaatgaaacagaGTGTTTTAAAATTCAGAAAGGGGCACAACAGTCATATCTACTTTCAAATAATTTCCGCTTCGAAACTTTTGTCTCTGTCGTACGCGCAAATTCAGTTGCTTTTTAACTTTTTCACGAAGACATAGTTTATATACTTGCACAAATACAGAAACCCCATACCGGCAAAACTATCATCACATAAGACATAAAGACTCTACTGCATTCAATCTCTGAATGTCATTAAACCTCTCTTTGGGTATCAGAGATAGAGAAAATCATCTTCACTTCTTCAACGGACCACAATTTAGTGGACATAAAAATTATAGTAAATTCTTGCATGTGGTTGttgtttgaactttgaagagtTTTTTGTTATAtaagttggaaagttgaagtGGAAGTGTTATCTTGGAGTAATTAAGAGCAGTGGGTGTTTGATAAATATTCAAATGGGGGTTTCCCAGAAGGATTCTTGTAAAATGGAAGGGTGGTTATATCTTGTTCGTTCTAATCGGTTTGGCCTTCAGTATTCAAGAAAACGGTACTTTGTTCTTCATGATCTTGTTCTCAAGAGCTACAAATCAAACCCACTTTCAAACAATGAGGTTGATCATTcttttcctctctctttttgTGTGCTGTGTAGTGCTaattcttgataaattatttGGGTAAAATGCCCTTGTGTGTTTAACTAGTTCTCTAGTTATTTTGTGAAGGGGTACTGTTCTAGGTTCTTGGTTTTTGCTTTACAGGTTTAGCATTGATATAAATGGCTTAAGTTTAATGTATATAAGAAGTTCCTTGCTAACttgtaatctttttttttttttttttttcataatataaTACATGTAAGTGACAATTTCTATCTTGCCAACTTGTAAGCGGATTTGCCAGTATTCTATGTTATTTTTTGTGCTGATACTATCAGAGGCAAGTAATGCTGCACCCAATTTTTTGTGACAATGTGCTTGGAATTAatattaacacacacacacacccatgcATTGTAGATGCTCTATCCCACAAAGGCTGCGTACACACACTTTATTGCTCCTCCCACACATTGCCTGGGGACTATGTGACtaacatgttgttgttgttgatgttgtcaCACATACATTGTAGATGCATGCATAGGTGGGGCCAGGATTTTTACTGTATGGATTCTAAACCATAATTCTTTTTGCTTACTGAGCTGTATAGATTATCTTACATGTTATTTGAGTTTTTAACACAAATACAGGGTTTGAGCCCAACTTATTCGGTTCTGCCGAACCCTTAAGTACTACATTGGCTCTGGCCCTGGATGCATGTAACCCTTGAGCTCCGTGCTAAAACTTGTACTACGATTTTTCTGAGTTACTTGTAAGTGGTGGACTCATGTCGTATGGATTTTAAGTCGATTACAGCTCTTCAATGGTCTCTAAAATAGTCAAGTATCAACATTTCTTCTTCAAGTGgatgaaaaatttatttttatagttcttCTGCCCATATGTCATTTTGATTCTTTTGTAGGATCCTGTTAGAAGTGCTGTTATTGATTCCTGCATTAGGGTGACAGACAATGGGAGAGAAAGCATTCAAAGAAAAGTATGATCTTTATCCCAGTTCCAATACATGGCAGAGACTATTTGTTCTGACTGGGTTTTTATCCTTAAATGCATTGCCTTCCTTACTAGACTTTCTGGTTTTGTTACTTCTGCATTCTCCCAGGTTGTTTTCATATTCACTCTGTACAACGCCTCAAATCATAATGATCAGTTAAAGGTGCGGAAATTGCCCTTTCCCCTGTTTCagcttcttttgttttttgagACCAACGAGTGTCTAAAGAAATTTTACGAACAATAGTTAGGAGCAAACAGTCCTGAGGAAGCAGCAAGATGGATACAGGCCTTGCAGGAAGCAGCTTTAAAGGTATAAACTAGTCAATATGAGCCGTTAAAGTCTCCTTTCGTTGGCAACTGATGATAATGAAGAATTGTAGGCAGACATGGATAAAAGAACTGCAGTTGATCGTCCAAGGCGTGACTCACAGTCTTTGAGGTATTTTGATTTGGTCTACCAATATATTACTTTGCTAAATCCTGACCTTTGACTCAAAAAACAATGCTAAGGATCTTGGAGATACTATTCTTCGTACAAGCATCTGTCGCTTGTCTCTTgctaatttcttcttcttcttttttttccttttcgccACACAGGTTAAATTGTTCCAACAAATCTCATCATCTGAATTCCATTGATTGGACTTTCTGTTCATCCTCGGTGGCAGATGCTACGACATCTGATGTTGTTGCACCCTCGTCCTGGACAATATTTGGTTGTCAGAATGGTAGGTTCTAATGATTGTTATGTTTGAGAAGCTGAAATTTCATGTAGGATTTTTTCTCTTATGATAATATTTTCGTCCTTGAGTGTCCATTAAGAAGTTCTGTTACAATGTCTCTGAGTCATTTTTCAGAAGTCTTTTAAGTCCTTATTAGTTCTCTTGCGAGGAAAGAGACATGGTTGACTTTATCTTGGGAACTTTTCTATGATCATTTCTCTGTCTTTCGATGCTAAATGGTCGCCTCCCCTGCTTTTGTTATTCTTATTTGCCAATTGTTCTTAAATCACTTGGGCATGCAGGTCTTCGGCTATTTAAGGAAGCTAAAGATAGGGAATCTCATGGGAAGGTAACCTAATATTGTCCAGCACATAAGGCAGTAAACCCACAAGCTCATGTTACTGAACTTGTCCCATGCTGTGCAGTGGGATGATCACCCTGCAATAATGgctgttggtgtagttgatggaACTTCAGAGGCCATTTTCCAAACACTCATGTCGCTTGGTCCTTCAAGATCGGAGTGAGTTGCAAAGTCTTTAACAAAAAAGTTTTCGTACAAGCTTCTATGGCAGATGCTTAATTGCTACTAAAAGTTGTATCTCTTTACGTATAAACTATAAGGTATAACTAAGACTTGGATAAGTTAAATGGAAATAAGAAATAATTGTATCCTTGAAATACTATGTATATTACTCTGCAGATGGGATCTCTGTTATATACTCATTGTATCCTTATAGCGTTATTCATTTTACTCTGCAGATGGGATTTCTCTTACTACAAGGGCAGTGTCATTGACCACCTTGATGGTCACACAGATATTGTTCATAAGCTTCTACGTCGGGATTGGCTACCTTGGTCAGGCACATGCATGATATTCACTCTCCAAACTGTTAGTACTTTGTTAGGGATTATAATTGACATAAGTTGTTGCAGGAGTATGAAAAAAAGAGATCTTCTTTTGCGGCGCTATTGGAGAAGGGAGGATGACGGAACATATGGTACCGATGTCTTTGTTAATTGTCTTTGGCAGCTTTTTAGAACTGCTCGGTCTGAGCATGACCTATCTGTTTACTCTTGCAGTTATCCTATATCATTCTGTGTTTCATCAGAATTGTCCATGTCAGAAGGGCTATGTTCGTGCCTGCCTTAAAAGTAATGTATGCCTTTAATGTTGAGGGAGTATAAAGTTCAATTTGTCGCTCTAGCTATTATGGATGTGTAATTTTATCATGGATGAGCTAACACTGAAAAATTCTCATAGTGCGTGGACGCCTAATTTTCTGCAAACCGTGCACGGTTGATAGTTTAATTGTTACATAGCATCAGTCATATGCTtctattcactttttttttttgcacaagAGTATCCTTTGTAGAGCTGCACATTATGGATATACTTTGCTAATCATTGCAGGTGGAGGATATGTAATATCACCTGTGAATCAAAGGAAGCAGTCAGTAGTCAAGCATATGCTTGCTATTGATTGGAGATTCTGGAAATCTTACTTACGAGCATCTTCAGCCAGATGCATAACAATCAACATGCTAGGGAGACTTGCTGGTGTGTTTTTACTGCGAGATTTAGTTTCATATTAGTTACTTTTTTTCATGTTTACATATTATGACTGCTCATGGGGGCTGCTCAACCTGTAAATTTACTGCTGCATTTGTAGCTTTGAGGGAGCTTTTTAGAGCAAAATTAGGAGATTGCTCTTCCTCGTATCTCTTGGAGGAGCAGGTGAGAGACAAAAGACTGCATCAGGAAGTTAAGGCTGAAATACAAACTAGACTGGAAAATGGGAACAGTATGCCAgatatggaagaagaagaagaagaagtcgCTAAAGCACCTTCTGAACATGCAAGCTTGATGGGGTTAAATGATGCATCGGATGAGTTTTTTGATGTCTCTGAACCACTTGATTATGACCAATCGGAAAATGGCTGGCCCTCTGATTTTGGCCCAGAGATGTACTCTCAGGTATTAcctttttaaaccaaaatcTTTGGGAGCTTCTATGAGCAGATAGCTTTTCAGAAATTCAGGAGGCTACATGAGGCATGACTTTCATGATTAAAGCATGTCTATCTATTTCTACATAATGGAAGATGTGAAACTTTCTTTCAACTAACTTTTACTTGAATGGCACCTTATGTTTTTTCTTGTGGTTTAGTTTATGTATTTTATCTGGTTTTAAGGCATATAAACTTGAGTCCAATAAATTTGTCTCTTACGACTTCCACATCTTAGGCTGACGACAATGTTAATG
This window harbors:
- the LOC132052779 gene encoding protein ENHANCED DISEASE RESISTANCE 2-like isoform X1, whose amino-acid sequence is MGVSQKDSCKMEGWLYLVRSNRFGLQYSRKRYFVLHDLVLKSYKSNPLSNNEDPVRSAVIDSCIRVTDNGRESIQRKVVFIFTLYNASNHNDQLKLGANSPEEAARWIQALQEAALKADMDKRTAVDRPRRDSQSLRLNCSNKSHHLNSIDWTFCSSSVADATTSDVVAPSSWTIFGCQNGLRLFKEAKDRESHGKWDDHPAIMAVGVVDGTSEAIFQTLMSLGPSRSEWDFSYYKGSVIDHLDGHTDIVHKLLRRDWLPWSMKKRDLLLRRYWRREDDGTYVILYHSVFHQNCPCQKGYVRACLKSGGYVISPVNQRKQSVVKHMLAIDWRFWKSYLRASSARCITINMLGRLAALRELFRAKLGDCSSSYLLEEQVRDKRLHQEVKAEIQTRLENGNSMPDMEEEEEEVAKAPSEHASLMGLNDASDEFFDVSEPLDYDQSENGWPSDFGPEMYSQDTRHARLSSASVFVKKLHDFAVPKRGYVDLHEKAKEDTLLCHYGSTLPKDPTCNLPCSWAQTDPSTFLIRGETYLEDRKKIKAKGTLTQMVAADWLKSDKREDDLGGRPGGIVQKYAAKGGPEFFFIVNIQVPGSTTYSLALYYMMDTPIENAPLLESFVKGDDAYRNSRFKLIPYISKGPWIVKQSVGKKACLVGPALEINYFRGKNYLELDIDVGSSTVARGVVSLVVGYLNNLVIEMAFLVQANTPEELPEYVLGTCRLNHLDVAKAVQVKP
- the LOC132052779 gene encoding protein ENHANCED DISEASE RESISTANCE 2-like isoform X2 — encoded protein: MDKRTAVDRPRRDSQSLRLNCSNKSHHLNSIDWTFCSSSVADATTSDVVAPSSWTIFGCQNGLRLFKEAKDRESHGKWDDHPAIMAVGVVDGTSEAIFQTLMSLGPSRSEWDFSYYKGSVIDHLDGHTDIVHKLLRRDWLPWSMKKRDLLLRRYWRREDDGTYVILYHSVFHQNCPCQKGYVRACLKSGGYVISPVNQRKQSVVKHMLAIDWRFWKSYLRASSARCITINMLGRLAALRELFRAKLGDCSSSYLLEEQVRDKRLHQEVKAEIQTRLENGNSMPDMEEEEEEVAKAPSEHASLMGLNDASDEFFDVSEPLDYDQSENGWPSDFGPEMYSQDTRHARLSSASVFVKKLHDFAVPKRGYVDLHEKAKEDTLLCHYGSTLPKDPTCNLPCSWAQTDPSTFLIRGETYLEDRKKIKAKGTLTQMVAADWLKSDKREDDLGGRPGGIVQKYAAKGGPEFFFIVNIQVPGSTTYSLALYYMMDTPIENAPLLESFVKGDDAYRNSRFKLIPYISKGPWIVKQSVGKKACLVGPALEINYFRGKNYLELDIDVGSSTVARGVVSLVVGYLNNLVIEMAFLVQANTPEELPEYVLGTCRLNHLDVAKAVQVKP